From the genome of Rhodothermia bacterium, one region includes:
- a CDS encoding alpha/beta hydrolase, producing MQSLISRGDFKPDADRVGVRGNEQPLSWGISVVAEDMDKDGVYEARIPFVRKNERVVKVSYKFKLERAGSEPNTGWEDGPNRMVVVNGQSKVERSFNAPPEPIPPTFTGRIITHEAFASKYLPARNVYVYLPPDYDKNPQKRYPVLYMHDGRNVLDASVIGQEWEMDEAAEQLIIKGDIQPFILVGIDNTSHRIFEYTPDAIVYKGKQLLKRVDQPIRGDDLVATPARYGTDFLTGVTVTAAERGLWLRSHASASLLRLDKQADGSYTAEAPRLRLQFLRDQEGLVNALEITGLTTGGGGFLYGKMLTEEIKPFIDRNYRTHKKANHTFVGGSSLGGLLSMALGLAYPNVFGGLLVVSPSVWWNGESLISRVEQLKRKNRQKIWVDMGTAEGANAVATSNRLVEALQAKGWTSKELRYVVAPNAQHNEAAWAVRAPDMLRFLFGDKK from the coding sequence ATGCAATCGCTCATTTCCAGAGGGGATTTTAAGCCAGATGCAGATCGAGTGGGGGTTCGTGGTAATGAGCAGCCACTTTCATGGGGCATCTCGGTAGTTGCAGAGGATATGGATAAAGATGGTGTTTATGAGGCGCGGATCCCCTTTGTCCGGAAAAACGAACGTGTGGTAAAGGTCTCTTACAAGTTTAAACTTGAGCGTGCCGGAAGCGAGCCTAATACGGGTTGGGAAGATGGCCCTAATAGAATGGTTGTTGTTAATGGACAAAGCAAGGTTGAGAGAAGTTTTAATGCACCTCCGGAGCCTATTCCACCCACTTTTACAGGCCGTATAATCACACATGAAGCGTTTGCGTCTAAGTATTTACCAGCCCGAAATGTGTATGTGTATTTACCGCCTGATTATGATAAAAATCCGCAGAAACGTTATCCCGTTCTCTATATGCACGATGGCCGTAATGTGTTAGACGCCTCAGTAATTGGGCAAGAATGGGAAATGGATGAGGCGGCAGAACAACTCATTATAAAAGGAGACATCCAACCGTTTATCTTGGTGGGCATAGACAATACTTCGCATCGTATTTTTGAATATACGCCGGATGCCATTGTTTATAAGGGTAAACAGCTTCTAAAAAGAGTGGATCAACCAATCCGGGGCGATGATTTAGTGGCCACACCAGCACGTTATGGTACCGATTTTCTTACGGGCGTTACGGTTACAGCCGCAGAACGTGGTCTATGGCTACGGTCTCATGCGTCGGCTTCTTTATTGCGTCTGGATAAACAAGCGGATGGATCTTATACAGCAGAAGCGCCTCGCCTCCGGTTACAGTTTTTGCGAGATCAAGAAGGTCTTGTTAACGCCTTGGAAATTACAGGGCTTACGACGGGTGGTGGTGGATTTTTATATGGAAAAATGTTGACTGAGGAGATTAAGCCGTTTATTGACCGGAATTACCGTACCCACAAAAAGGCGAATCATACCTTTGTGGGTGGTTCGTCGTTGGGTGGTTTGCTTTCTATGGCTTTGGGGCTTGCGTATCCCAATGTTTTTGGTGGTTTATTGGTGGTTTCGCCCTCGGTTTGGTGGAATGGAGAATCGCTTATAAGCCGCGTAGAGCAGCTAAAACGCAAAAATCGCCAGAAAATTTGGGTGGATATGGGAACTGCCGAGGGTGCAAATGCCGTCGCGACTTCCAATCGGTTGGTTGAAGCCCTCCAAGCAAAAGGTTGGACGTCCAAGGAACTTCGATATGTTGTTGCTCCGAATGCCCAACACAATGAGGCCGCTTGGGCAGTAAGGGCACCAGATATGCTCCGTTTTTTATTTGGCGACAAAAAATAA
- a CDS encoding TonB-dependent receptor — MPLYNTEMSRLYFFLWLIPSLSLAQTSFHTPAASNTFYTIRHQAVPAALVVGSVTDRATGEPIPFVQLLLEELRRTATTDGKGVFGFPNVPLGTYTLKSLRVGYQPLEQKIQINNQDTVRISIRLTTSGNNLGEVEILGDAGNKLEKAALAVEGATLRQNLSGTIAETLLGTAGMAMRAMGPAPARPVLRGMGGDRLTILEDGGRTGDLSASSADHAVVIEPLNAERIEVLRGPVALAYSANALGGVINVIRNFIPTHQPEDLHVAASIQGESVNQSLSAGYMIGAPIGKLALHTDGSFRAAQDLNTPSGVLNNTDLKTFNASLGLSAVRNWGHVGAAYSHYNSQYGIPGGFVGAHPLGVRISLYRNHIEAASEFIPKNKQFLTNITIKSNFTYYFHQEFEASGAIGMEFQTQELHTRIDAQTKSIGPFGRGKAGISALFRQYHVGGLVFSPNANEVAANGYVYQEAAFGSWTTSLGLRYDARTAIPEKEVQTRIGFIRKRDFGGISASASVNGQLTKRLSTALTFSRSVRMPALEELFTEGPHLAAYSYDTGNPDLITEKGIGAEWHTRYRTTQNEVQFSLFRNRIPSYIYLANTGKINNRTLLPVYQFSRGDAVIQGFEAVVQQSLFAGLTTEATLSFVSGTLVETQRPLPQIPPLNGRGAVQYRIGNLRLSAGVKFAAQQNRLGEFEEATKGYIVPNIAAQYHLTMGKTLHTFNLSINNLTNTTYRDHLSRVRSIMPEPGFNVKLLYRVYW; from the coding sequence ATGCCACTTTATAATACCGAGATGAGCCGTTTATACTTTTTCCTGTGGTTAATCCCAAGTTTGTCCCTTGCCCAAACCTCTTTCCATACTCCTGCCGCGTCAAACACCTTCTACACTATAAGGCATCAAGCAGTCCCTGCCGCATTAGTGGTGGGCAGTGTTACCGATCGCGCAACGGGTGAGCCTATTCCGTTTGTACAGTTGTTATTGGAGGAATTGCGTAGAACCGCCACAACCGATGGTAAAGGAGTGTTTGGGTTTCCGAATGTTCCTCTTGGAACCTATACCCTCAAATCCTTACGTGTTGGATATCAGCCACTTGAGCAGAAAATCCAGATCAACAACCAAGATACTGTTCGGATATCTATCCGATTAACAACTTCGGGGAATAACTTGGGCGAGGTAGAGATTCTGGGAGATGCAGGCAACAAACTTGAAAAAGCAGCTTTGGCCGTAGAAGGAGCCACACTCCGCCAGAACCTTTCGGGAACCATTGCGGAAACTTTGTTGGGTACTGCCGGAATGGCGATGCGTGCGATGGGGCCAGCACCTGCCAGACCCGTTTTGCGCGGTATGGGCGGGGATCGCTTAACCATTCTGGAAGATGGCGGAAGAACAGGCGATCTTTCTGCATCGTCGGCAGACCATGCGGTGGTCATTGAGCCGCTAAATGCCGAAAGAATCGAAGTTTTGCGCGGCCCTGTTGCCCTTGCTTATAGCGCTAATGCCTTGGGCGGGGTGATCAATGTGATCCGAAACTTTATTCCCACCCACCAGCCGGAAGACCTACATGTGGCGGCTTCTATCCAAGGAGAAAGCGTTAACCAAAGCCTCTCTGCGGGGTATATGATTGGCGCGCCCATTGGGAAACTAGCCCTTCATACCGATGGCTCGTTTCGGGCTGCACAAGACCTGAATACCCCATCTGGCGTTCTTAATAATACAGACCTAAAAACCTTCAATGCCTCGCTTGGACTTTCGGCAGTACGGAATTGGGGCCATGTAGGCGCGGCATATAGCCACTACAATTCACAATACGGTATTCCGGGCGGCTTTGTGGGCGCACATCCACTTGGGGTGCGGATATCGCTCTATCGCAACCACATAGAAGCGGCCAGTGAATTTATTCCAAAAAACAAGCAATTCTTGACCAATATTACGATAAAAAGCAATTTTACATACTATTTCCATCAAGAATTTGAGGCGAGTGGCGCCATAGGCATGGAATTTCAGACACAGGAACTCCACACCAGAATAGACGCACAAACCAAATCTATCGGGCCATTTGGACGAGGAAAAGCCGGAATTTCGGCCTTGTTTCGTCAATACCATGTGGGCGGTCTGGTGTTTTCGCCCAATGCAAACGAGGTGGCCGCAAATGGCTATGTATATCAAGAAGCCGCTTTTGGGAGTTGGACCACGAGTCTTGGTTTACGGTACGACGCACGCACCGCCATCCCAGAAAAAGAAGTCCAAACCCGAATAGGTTTTATCCGAAAGCGCGACTTTGGCGGGATTTCGGCCTCTGCAAGTGTGAATGGCCAACTGACCAAGCGCCTCTCTACCGCACTTACCTTTAGCCGTTCGGTTCGGATGCCTGCCTTAGAAGAATTATTTACCGAAGGGCCGCACTTGGCTGCGTATTCCTATGATACCGGAAATCCAGACTTGATCACCGAAAAGGGAATCGGTGCCGAATGGCATACACGCTATCGCACAACCCAAAATGAGGTACAGTTCTCTCTTTTCCGCAACCGTATTCCTTCCTACATCTATTTAGCAAACACAGGAAAAATCAACAACAGGACATTATTACCCGTCTATCAGTTTAGCCGAGGAGATGCTGTGATACAAGGGTTTGAAGCCGTAGTCCAGCAATCACTTTTTGCCGGATTGACCACAGAAGCTACGCTAAGTTTTGTATCGGGAACCTTGGTAGAGACCCAACGTCCGCTTCCACAAATCCCCCCCCTAAATGGTCGGGGGGCAGTCCAGTACCGTATAGGAAATTTACGCCTTTCTGCGGGTGTGAAATTTGCAGCCCAACAAAACCGACTGGGCGAGTTTGAGGAGGCTACCAAGGGCTATATCGTTCCCAATATTGCTGCACAGTATCACCTTACGATGGGAAAAACCCTTCACACCTTCAATCTAAGCATCAACAACCTAACCAATACGACATATCGCGACCACCTCTCGCGGGTTAGAAGCATTATGCCAGAACCGGGTTTTAATGTTAAATTGCTTTATCGCGTGTATTGGTAA
- a CDS encoding MoxR family ATPase, with translation MSLFDLQAANAQVAQESAFIDVLLERVHRVVVGQQYMIERLLIGLLADGHVLLEGVPGLAKTLTVSTLAKAIGTKFQRIQFTPDLLPADLIGTLVYNQKAGDFFIKQGPIFANIVLADEINRTPAKVQSALLEAMQERQVTIGETTFRLEQPFLVLATQNPIEQEGTYPLPEAQVDRFMMKIKVGYPTRAEELEIMRRMARTGEKEDIQPVVHAPQILRARQVINGLYIDEKVEQYIVDLVMATREPLRYRLREIEQYIDFGASPRATINLNLAARAHAFLRHRAYVTPEDVRAIAMDVLRHRVITGYEAEAEEVTSEMVIQKILDTIEVP, from the coding sequence ATGAGTTTATTCGATTTGCAGGCCGCCAATGCGCAAGTAGCACAAGAGAGCGCGTTTATTGATGTTTTGCTTGAGCGCGTTCATCGCGTGGTGGTGGGGCAGCAATACATGATCGAACGATTGTTGATCGGCCTTTTAGCAGATGGACATGTGTTGCTCGAAGGCGTTCCGGGACTTGCCAAAACCCTGACCGTTAGCACCCTCGCAAAAGCCATCGGCACAAAATTCCAACGCATACAGTTTACGCCCGATTTGCTCCCCGCCGACCTCATCGGGACATTGGTTTATAACCAGAAAGCCGGAGACTTTTTCATTAAACAAGGGCCGATTTTTGCCAATATTGTATTGGCGGATGAGATCAACCGGACGCCCGCCAAGGTGCAATCCGCCTTGTTGGAGGCCATGCAAGAGCGGCAAGTGACCATCGGCGAAACCACGTTCCGTTTAGAACAGCCCTTTTTGGTCTTGGCCACCCAAAACCCGATCGAACAAGAAGGGACTTATCCGCTTCCCGAAGCGCAAGTAGATCGTTTTATGATGAAGATAAAAGTTGGATACCCAACCCGCGCCGAGGAGTTGGAAATCATGCGCCGGATGGCCAGAACGGGCGAAAAAGAAGACATTCAGCCAGTGGTACATGCTCCTCAAATCTTGCGTGCACGTCAGGTTATTAACGGCCTATACATAGACGAGAAAGTGGAACAATACATTGTAGATTTGGTGATGGCCACCCGCGAGCCGCTCCGTTATCGTCTTCGGGAAATAGAACAATACATAGACTTTGGGGCCTCGCCGCGTGCCACCATCAATTTGAACCTTGCTGCCCGCGCCCATGCTTTCTTGCGCCACCGCGCCTATGTAACACCAGAGGATGTACGTGCTATTGCAATGGATGTCCTCCGGCATCGCGTCATTACTGGGTACGAGGCTGAAGCCGAAGAAGTAACGTCCGAAATGGTGATCCAGAAAATCTTAGACACCATAGAGGTTCCCTAA
- a CDS encoding HPr kinase/phosphorylase: MPMLRSSRILRKSSITVAFLVEQLRNLRDGGLELQPISENGAKENQITQPISNRPGLVLAGFTAKFTDQRVQLLGNTECHYLDSLSPEEQEVAFQYLISFPIPCLFLTDNNKIPDNLIANAAQKNIPVFRTPKPTAEFVSLLHDFLADQFAEQQTVHGSLMDVYGIGLLLTGKSGIGKSEVSLDLIERGHRLVADDVVVLTRREGNVLIGSGTDLVQHFMEIRGLGLIDIRAMFGVRAIRSHKRVEVVVDLQSWDPEKEYTRLGMVDEYKEFLGVSLPLVKLPIIPGKNMTVLCEVIAMNHLLRYYGYDPASVFQERLQERIRKKGPNATRGIEYFGHDFE, from the coding sequence ATGCCCATGCTCCGGTCTTCTCGTATTCTTAGAAAATCGTCCATAACCGTTGCTTTTCTTGTTGAGCAACTTCGTAATTTACGTGACGGCGGCTTAGAACTCCAGCCCATCTCGGAAAATGGGGCGAAGGAAAACCAGATAACACAACCCATTTCCAACCGCCCCGGCTTGGTCTTGGCGGGTTTTACCGCTAAATTTACAGACCAGCGGGTACAACTCTTGGGAAATACAGAATGTCATTATTTAGATAGTTTATCTCCAGAGGAGCAAGAGGTGGCCTTCCAATACCTCATTTCTTTTCCCATTCCGTGCCTCTTCCTGACGGATAACAACAAAATTCCAGACAATTTGATTGCAAATGCAGCACAAAAAAACATTCCTGTATTTCGCACCCCAAAGCCCACGGCCGAGTTTGTCTCTTTGCTACATGATTTCCTTGCCGATCAGTTTGCAGAACAACAAACCGTGCATGGTTCATTGATGGATGTTTATGGCATTGGTCTATTGCTCACCGGAAAAAGCGGAATTGGCAAAAGCGAAGTCTCGTTAGATCTGATTGAGCGTGGCCATCGCTTGGTGGCAGATGATGTGGTGGTCCTTACACGTCGTGAAGGAAATGTGCTTATTGGCTCTGGAACCGATCTGGTTCAACATTTTATGGAAATTCGTGGATTGGGGTTAATAGACATTCGAGCCATGTTTGGTGTACGGGCCATTCGGTCTCATAAGCGGGTGGAGGTGGTAGTGGATCTTCAATCGTGGGATCCAGAAAAAGAATATACCCGTTTGGGCATGGTGGATGAATACAAAGAATTTTTGGGGGTCTCGCTCCCTTTGGTAAAACTGCCCATTATTCCGGGCAAAAACATGACGGTTCTCTGCGAGGTCATCGCGATGAACCATCTGCTACGGTATTATGGCTACGATCCGGCCAGTGTATTCCAAGAGCGCCTTCAAGAGCGTATTCGGAAAAAAGGCCCCAATGCCACACGCGGTATCGAGTATTTTGGTCATGACTTCGAGTAA
- a CDS encoding 4a-hydroxytetrahydrobiopterin dehydratase, which translates to MYAPLSVQACEEALDQLSGWRLEDHALQKTFHFSDFRAAVAAIVRISFEAEALNHHPELFNVWNRVEFKLRTHDAGNLVTAQDVALAKRIEAVLSESV; encoded by the coding sequence ATGTACGCACCACTTTCTGTTCAGGCTTGTGAAGAAGCCTTAGATCAGCTTTCGGGTTGGCGTCTCGAAGACCATGCCCTCCAGAAAACCTTTCATTTTTCCGATTTTAGGGCGGCTGTTGCGGCCATCGTCCGTATTTCTTTTGAGGCCGAGGCGCTCAACCACCATCCTGAGTTGTTTAACGTCTGGAATAGGGTGGAATTTAAGCTCCGCACGCACGATGCCGGAAACCTCGTAACGGCACAAGACGTGGCACTTGCCAAACGCATTGAAGCTGTCCTATCCGAATCTGTATGA
- a CDS encoding SGNH/GDSL hydrolase family protein, protein MSPELERQDQTTAQRGVQLGQALFTRMKAWADARDLPFWVCTTGWFDDTPNPSDANKAFWAVAPAFFRQLSVPFADSSRYIWLKRRSDPTDWEVPDGHPNPKGAELISKAVWPFVYSQLSAVSTGYQQYLMQGTENRSTRKLAPIP, encoded by the coding sequence TTGTCACCAGAACTTGAGCGCCAAGACCAAACAACCGCCCAAAGAGGTGTACAATTGGGGCAAGCGCTCTTTACCCGAATGAAGGCATGGGCCGATGCCCGCGACCTTCCGTTTTGGGTGTGTACCACAGGTTGGTTTGATGACACGCCCAATCCGTCTGATGCCAATAAAGCATTTTGGGCGGTTGCACCCGCCTTTTTTCGTCAACTCTCGGTTCCCTTCGCCGATTCTTCGCGCTATATTTGGCTTAAAAGAAGGTCTGATCCTACAGATTGGGAAGTTCCGGATGGACATCCAAATCCAAAAGGTGCAGAATTGATTTCAAAAGCGGTGTGGCCCTTTGTATATTCACAACTTTCTGCGGTTTCCACAGGGTACCAACAATACCTGATGCAAGGTACGGAAAACCGTTCTACTCGAAAATTAGCACCTATACCATGA